The Streptomyces sp. RKND-216 genomic sequence CCCGGGACGCCGGCTGCAAGGTCGCCTATCTGCCCGGTCTGTCCATGCGGCGGATCGCCGACCTCTACCCGGGCGAGGCGAAGACCGACGCGAAGGACGCCGCGGTGATCGCGGACGCCGCCCGGACCATGCCGCACACCCTGCGCTCCCTGGAACTGACCGACGAGATCACCGCCGAGCTGACCGTGCTGGTGGGCTTCGACCAGGACCTGGCGGCCGAGGCGACCCGCACCTCGAACCGGATACGCGGCCTGCTCACCCAGTTCCACCCCAGCCTGGAGCGCGTCCTCGGCCCGCGTCTGGACCACCCCGCGGTGACCTGGCTGCTGGAACGCTACGGATCCCCGGCCGCCCTGCGAAAGGCCGGTCGTCGCAGGCTCGTTGAGGTGATCCGGCCCAAGGCTCCGCGCATGGCCGCCCGGCTGATCGACGAGGTGTTCGATGCGCTCGACGAGCAGACCGTCGTGGTCCCGGGCACCGGCACCCTCGACCTCGTGATCCCCACCCTGGCCGCCTATCTGGCCACCGTCCACACCCAGCGCCGGGCCCTGGAAGCCCAGATCAACGCCCTGCTGGAGGCTCACCCTCTTTCCGAGGTCCTGACGTCGATGCCCGGCGTCGGCGTCAGGACCGCCGCCGTCCTGTTGGTCACCGTCGGCGACGGCACCAGCTTCCCCACCGCAGCCCACCTCGCCTCCTACGCCGGCCTCGCCCCGACCACGAAGTCGTCCGGGACCTCGATCCACGGCGAACACGCACCACGAGGCGGAAACCGGCAGCTCAAACGGGCCATGTTCCTGTCCGCCTTCGCCTGCATGAACGCCGATCCGGCCTCCCGCACCTACTACGACAAGCAACGAGCCCGCGGCAAGACCCACACCCAGGCCCTCCTCCGACTGGCCCGTCAACGCATCAGCGTCCTGTTTGCCATGCTCCGCGACGGCACCTTCTACGAACCCCGCGTCCCCAAGGACGTCGAACTCGCCGCATGACCTCAGCAACCCTGAACCA encodes the following:
- a CDS encoding IS110 family transposase — its product is MFEIEDVGVFLGLDVGKSAHHGHGLTPAGKKVFDKQPPNSEPKLRAVFDKLAAKFGTVLVIVDQPASIGALPLTVARDAGCKVAYLPGLSMRRIADLYPGEAKTDAKDAAVIADAARTMPHTLRSLELTDEITAELTVLVGFDQDLAAEATRTSNRIRGLLTQFHPSLERVLGPRLDHPAVTWLLERYGSPAALRKAGRRRLVEVIRPKAPRMAARLIDEVFDALDEQTVVVPGTGTLDLVIPTLAAYLATVHTQRRALEAQINALLEAHPLSEVLTSMPGVGVRTAAVLLVTVGDGTSFPTAAHLASYAGLAPTTKSSGTSIHGEHAPRGGNRQLKRAMFLSAFACMNADPASRTYYDKQRARGKTHTQALLRLARQRISVLFAMLRDGTFYEPRVPKDVELAA